AGGTCACCTTCAACTTCGGCGGCAGCGACTCCCTCGCCGCCGGCATCACCGGCGGCGCGCCCGCGGACGTGTTCGCCGCCGCCAGCCCCAAGACCATGGCACTCGTGACGGACAAGAAGGACGCCGCCGGCACCCCGGCCACCTTCGTCCGCAACCAGCTCGAGATCGCCACCCTGCCGGGCAACCCCGACAAGGTGGCCTCCCTGAAGGACCTCACCAAGTCCTCTCTGAAGGTCGTCCTGTGCGACAGGACCGTGCCGTGCGGCGCCGCCGCCCAGAAGGCCCTGGACGCCGGCGACCTGAAGCTCACCCCTGTCTCCTACGAGCAGGACGTCAAGAGCGCCCTGACGAAGGTGGAGCTGAAGGAGGCCGACGCCGCGGTGGTCTACAGGACCGATGTGAAGGCCGCGGGTGACAAGGTGGAGGGCGTGGAGTTCCCCGAGTCGGCCAAGGCCGTCAACGACTACCCGATCGCCCTGCTGAAGAACGCCCGGAACGCCGAGGCGGCGAAGGCGTTCATCACGCTGGTGCGGTCCGCCGAGGGCCGGCGGGTCCTGAGCGAGGCCGGGTTCCTCAAGCCGTGACCTCGCTCGGCAAGCCCGGCGCCGCGGCCGCGGGGTGCCGCTGCCCCTGCTGGTGCCCGGCCTCGTCGCCCTGGCGTTCCTGCTGCTGCCGCTCGTCGCGCTGCTGGTGCGCGCCCCCTGGCGCAGCCTGCCGGAGCAGTTGGCCGGCGCCGAGGTGTGGCAGGCCCTGCGGCTCTCGCTGGTCAGCGCGACCGCGGCGACCGCGCTGTGCCTCGTGCTGGGGGTGCCGCTGGCCTGGCTGCTGGCCCGCACCGACTTCCCCGGCCGCCGCCTGGTGCGGGCCCTGGTGACCCTGCCGCTCGTCCTGCCGCCGGTGGTCGGCGGTGTGGCGCTGCTGCTCGCCCTGGGCCGCAACGGCGTCGTCGGCGCCTGGCTCGACTCCTGGTTCGGCATCACCCTGCCGTTCACCACGGCGGGCGTGGTGGTCGCCGAGGCCTTCGTCGCCATGCCCTTCCTGGTCATCAGCGTCGAGGGCACCCTGCGGGCCGCCGACCCGCGCTTCGAGGAGGCGGCCACCACGCTCGGCGCCTCCCGCTTCACCGCGTTCCGCCGGGTCACACTGCCGCTGATCGCCCCCGGCATCGCCGCGGGCGCGGTCCTGGCCTGGGCCCGCGCCCTCGGCGAGTTCGGCGCGACGATCACCTTCGCGGGCAACTTCCCCGGCCGCACCCAGACCATGCCCCTCGCGGTCTACCTCGCCCTGCAGAACGACCCCGAGGCCGCCATCGCGCTCAGCCTCGTCCTGCTCGCCGTGTCCATCGCGGTGCTCGCCGGACTGCGCGACCGGTGGCTGACGGGATCCTGACGCTGCCCTCAGGATGGAAGACGACGACCCCGCACCAGTGCCGACGGACGGATCCATGACCGACACCGACTCCCGCAAGCCCGGCCTCGCGGTACGGGGCGAGCAGGGACTCGACGCCCGGCTCGTCGTGGACCGGGGCTCCTTCCGGCTCGACGTGGCCCTGAGCGCCGCCCCCGGTGACGTCGTCGCGGTGCTCGGGCCCAACGGCGCCGGCAAGACGACCGCGCTGCGCGCCCTCGCCGGCCTCGCCCCGCTCACCGACGGCCACCTGCGGCTGGACGGCACGTCCCTGGCGGACACACCGCCCGAGTCGCGCCCGGTCGGCGTCGTCTTCCAGGACTACCTGCTCTTCCCGCACCTGTCCGCTCTGGACAACGTGGCCTTCGGGCCGCGCTGCCAGGGCACCGGCAAGGCCGAGGCACGCGCCCAGGCCGCCGCCTGGCTGGACCGCATGGGCCTGGCCGACCACGCCACCGCCAAGCCGCGCCGGCTCTCCGGCGGCCAGGCCCAGCGCGTCGCCCTCGCCCGCGCCCTGGCCACCAGGCCCCGGCTGCTGCTCCTGGACGAGCCGCTCGCGGCCCTGGACGCCCGCACACGGCTGGAGGTGCGCGCCCAGCTGCGCCGGCACCTCGCCGAGTTCGAGGCGGTCGCCGTCCTGGTCACCCACGACCCGCTGGACGCCATGGTGCTGGCGGACCGGCTGGTCGTCGTCGAGCACGGCCGGGTCGTGCAGGAGGGCACCCCGTCGGACATCGCCCGCCGGCCGCGCACGGACTACATCGCCCAGCTCGTCGGCCTCAACCTCTACCGGGGGCAGGCCGAGGGCCACACGGTACGGCTCGGTTCCGGAGCCGTGATCACCGTGACGGAGACGCTGTCCGGGCCCGTCTTCGTCGCCTTCCCGCCGGGCGCCGTCACCCTGTTCCGGGACCGGCCCGCGGGGGCCAGCGCCCGCAACCTGTGGCGCTGCGAGGTGGCCGGTCTGGAGACCCACGGCGACCAGATCCGCGCCGACCTCACCGGTGGACTGCCGCTCGCCGCCGATCTCACCACCGTCGCCGCCGCGGAGCTCGGCCTGCACCCCGGCGCCGCTGTCTGGGCGACGGTCAAGGCGACCCAGACGCACGCGTACCCGGCCTGAACGCCCGCGCGCCCTACGGTGGGTGCCCATGACACTGAGCATTCGCAACCAGCTCCCCGGCACCGTCACCGAGGTCCGACCGGGAGGGGTCATGGCCACCGTCAAGGTCCGCCTCGACGGCGGGCAGGACCTCACCTCGGCCATCACCCTGGACGCCGTCGAGCAGCTCGGCCTCGCCCCCGGCACGGCCGTCCGCGCGCTGGTGAAGTCGACGGAGGTCTCCATCGCCACGAGCCGGGACGAGGGACTGTCGATCCGCAACCAGTTCCCCGGCGCCGTCACCCATCTCGAGCTGGGCACCGTCATGGCGACGGTGAAGGTCACGATGGCCGGCGGTGAGCTGACCGCGGCGATCACCAAGGACGCGGCCGCCGATCTCGGGCTGTTCGTGGGCTCCGACGTGATCGCCCTGATCAAGGCGACCGAGGTGGCGCTCGCCACCGTCTGACCGGACGCGGAACGCGGGAGGGCCCCCGTCCGGCACGGACGGGGGCCCTCCTCCACTCGCTCGCTCAGTCCTCGTAGGCGTCCAGCGGCGGGCAGGAGCACACCAGGTTGCGGTCGCCGAAGGCCTGGTCGATGCGACGCACCGGCGGCCAGTACTTGTCGGCGGCCACGACACCGGCCGGGAAGACGGCCTCCTCGCGGCTGTAGGCGTGGTCCCAGTCGCCGCCCAGCGCCCGCGAGGTGTGCGGGGCGTTGCGCAGCGGGTTGTCCTCCGCCGGCCACTGGCCGGAGCCGACCTTCTCGATCTCCGCGCGGATGGCGATCATCGCGTCGCAGAAGCGGTCCAGCTCGGCCAGGTCCTCGGACTCGGTCGGCTCGATCATCAGCGTGCCGGCCACCGGGAAGGACATGGTAGGCGCGTGGAAGCCGTAGTCGATCAGACGCTTGGCCACGTCGTCCACGCTCACGCCGGTCGCCTTGGTCAGCGGGCGCAGGTCGATGATGCACTCGTGCGCGACCAGACCGCCGGGGCCGGTGTAGAGCACGGGGAAGTGCGGCTCGAGGCGCTTGGCGATGTAGTTGGCGGAGAGCACGGCCACCTGGGTGGCGCGCTTGAGGCCCTCGCCGCCCATCAGCCGGACGTACGCCCAGGAGATCGGCAGGATGCCCGCGCTGCCCCAGGGCGCCGCCGAGATCGGGCCGACGCCCGTCTCCGGGCCGGCCGCCGGCTGCATCGGGTGGTTGGGCAGGTACGGCGCCAGGTGCGAGCGGACGCCGACCGGGCCGACGCCGGGGCCGCCGCCGCCGTGCGGGATGCAGAAGGTCTTGTGCAGGTTCAGGTGCGAGACGTCACCGCCGAAGTGGCCCGGCTTGGCGAGGCCGACCAGGGCGTTGAGGTTGGCGCCGTCGACGTACACCTGACCGCCGGCCTCGTGGACCTGGGCGCAGATGTCGGCGACGTGCTCCTCGAAGACGCCGTGCGTCGACGGGTAGGTGATCATCAGCACCGACAGTTCGTCGCGGTACTGCTCGATCTTGGCCCGCAGGTCCGCGACGTCGATCTCGCCGTCCTCGGCGGTCTTGACGACGACGACCTTCATACCGGCCATCACGGCGCTGGCGGCGTTGGTGCCGTGCGCCGACGACGGGATGAGGCAGACGGTGCGCTGCTCGTCGCCGTTGGCGCGGTGGTAGCCGCGCACGGCCAGCAGACCGGCCAGCTCGCCCTGCGAACCGGCGTTCG
Above is a genomic segment from Streptomyces collinus Tu 365 containing:
- the modA gene encoding molybdate ABC transporter substrate-binding protein, which codes for MTRSVRRTRRTLQLAGAGAAALMALSACSSSSSDDSSAKPDKSGSVSPKLSGTVTVFAAASLKESFTTLGKRFEQQHPGTKVTFNFGGSDSLAAGITGGAPADVFAAASPKTMALVTDKKDAAGTPATFVRNQLEIATLPGNPDKVASLKDLTKSSLKVVLCDRTVPCGAAAQKALDAGDLKLTPVSYEQDVKSALTKVELKEADAAVVYRTDVKAAGDKVEGVEFPESAKAVNDYPIALLKNARNAEAAKAFITLVRSAEGRRVLSEAGFLKP
- a CDS encoding ABC transporter permease, with protein sequence MPLPLLVPGLVALAFLLLPLVALLVRAPWRSLPEQLAGAEVWQALRLSLVSATAATALCLVLGVPLAWLLARTDFPGRRLVRALVTLPLVLPPVVGGVALLLALGRNGVVGAWLDSWFGITLPFTTAGVVVAEAFVAMPFLVISVEGTLRAADPRFEEAATTLGASRFTAFRRVTLPLIAPGIAAGAVLAWARALGEFGATITFAGNFPGRTQTMPLAVYLALQNDPEAAIALSLVLLAVSIAVLAGLRDRWLTGS
- a CDS encoding ABC transporter ATP-binding protein codes for the protein MTDTDSRKPGLAVRGEQGLDARLVVDRGSFRLDVALSAAPGDVVAVLGPNGAGKTTALRALAGLAPLTDGHLRLDGTSLADTPPESRPVGVVFQDYLLFPHLSALDNVAFGPRCQGTGKAEARAQAAAWLDRMGLADHATAKPRRLSGGQAQRVALARALATRPRLLLLDEPLAALDARTRLEVRAQLRRHLAEFEAVAVLVTHDPLDAMVLADRLVVVEHGRVVQEGTPSDIARRPRTDYIAQLVGLNLYRGQAEGHTVRLGSGAVITVTETLSGPVFVAFPPGAVTLFRDRPAGASARNLWRCEVAGLETHGDQIRADLTGGLPLAADLTTVAAAELGLHPGAAVWATVKATQTHAYPA
- a CDS encoding TOBE domain-containing protein translates to MTLSIRNQLPGTVTEVRPGGVMATVKVRLDGGQDLTSAITLDAVEQLGLAPGTAVRALVKSTEVSIATSRDEGLSIRNQFPGAVTHLELGTVMATVKVTMAGGELTAAITKDAAADLGLFVGSDVIALIKATEVALATV